atacaaattcatccaCTTTTCATGGCACTGCTAGCTATAATGTGCTATTTGTAAGTATTCATGAATTGTTCATACTGCATTGATAAGCAtcaaaaaattaatttcatcTCCCCAGATCTCAAGTCGAAGGAAGGAAGGAACAATGTGCCGATTGCGTACAACCGACAAAAACTTTCAACTTTGCAGCCATTACCAGGTCGGCCGTCACGGTAGGCGGGAGTGCCTTGTCAGCGGTGGTTGGGAAAAAAGCGCTTCGTGCTGGCTGCATCCGGGTGGCGACTGGCGCTTTTTCCGTTGCCAA
The nucleotide sequence above comes from Armigeres subalbatus isolate Guangzhou_Male chromosome 3, GZ_Asu_2, whole genome shotgun sequence. Encoded proteins:
- the LOC134219647 gene encoding uncharacterized protein LOC134219647; the protein is MADKIQIHPLFMALLAIMCYLSQVEGRKEQCADCVQPTKTFNFAAITRSAVTVGGSALSAVVGKKALRAGCIRVATGAFSVAKGVIASKTWRSAAVYTGTRVSNYLQSSWNHYLAGAMVAYDAYQVVTWLMDE